A genomic window from Streptomyces sp. HUAS YS2 includes:
- the fasR gene encoding fatty acid biosynthesis transcriptional regulator FasR, whose translation MPEPTNAAHPHSATLKRLEQSSGRLAAHAIARMDETLPWYRAMPPENRSWIGLVAQAGIAAFTEWFRHPETPQAISTDVFGTAPRELTRAITLRQTVEMVRTTIEVMESAIDEVAAPGDESVLREALLVYAREIAFATAQVYAQAAEARGAWDARLESLVVNAVLSGEADEGAVSRAAALGWNSPDHVCVVLGTAPDGDSELTVEAIRRAARHAKLQVLTGVLGDRLVVIAGGSDNPLAVAKALIGPYAAGPVVAGPVVPDLLAATRSAQAAAAGLKACSAWQDAPRPVLADDLLPERAIASDPAAREQLVEEIYRPLEEAGSALLETLSVYLEQASSLEGAARMLFVHPNTVRYRLRRVTDVTGWSPSDVRSAFTLRIALILGRLADGDTQS comes from the coding sequence GTGCCCGAACCCACGAACGCCGCCCATCCGCACTCCGCGACCCTGAAGCGCCTGGAGCAGTCGTCGGGGCGGCTCGCCGCCCATGCGATCGCCCGCATGGACGAGACGCTGCCGTGGTACCGGGCCATGCCGCCCGAGAACCGGTCGTGGATCGGCCTGGTCGCCCAGGCCGGTATCGCCGCGTTCACCGAGTGGTTCCGGCACCCGGAGACCCCGCAGGCGATCTCCACCGACGTCTTCGGCACCGCGCCCCGCGAGCTGACCCGCGCCATCACGCTGCGCCAGACCGTGGAGATGGTCCGGACGACGATCGAGGTCATGGAGTCGGCGATCGACGAGGTCGCCGCGCCCGGCGACGAGTCCGTGCTCCGCGAGGCGCTGCTGGTCTACGCCCGCGAGATCGCCTTCGCCACCGCGCAGGTGTACGCGCAGGCCGCCGAGGCGCGCGGCGCCTGGGACGCCCGCCTGGAGTCGCTCGTGGTGAACGCGGTGTTGTCCGGCGAGGCAGACGAGGGCGCGGTGTCCCGCGCCGCCGCGCTCGGCTGGAACTCGCCCGACCACGTCTGCGTCGTGCTCGGCACCGCGCCGGACGGCGACAGCGAGCTCACCGTCGAGGCGATCCGGCGGGCCGCCCGGCACGCCAAGCTCCAGGTCCTGACCGGTGTGCTCGGCGACCGGCTGGTCGTCATCGCGGGCGGCAGCGACAACCCGCTGGCCGTCGCGAAGGCGCTGATCGGCCCGTACGCGGCGGGCCCGGTCGTGGCCGGCCCGGTCGTACCGGACCTGCTGGCGGCGACGCGGTCCGCGCAGGCCGCCGCCGCCGGACTGAAGGCCTGCTCGGCGTGGCAGGACGCCCCGCGGCCCGTCCTGGCGGATGATCTGCTGCCGGAGCGCGCGATCGCCTCCGACCCTGCGGCGCGCGAGCAGTTGGTGGAGGAGATCTACAGACCGCTGGAGGAAGCGGGCTCGGCGCTGCTGGAAACACTGAGTGTCTATCTGGAGCAGGCGAGCAGTCTGGAGGGCGCCGCGCGGATGCTCTTCGTGCACCCCAACACCGTGCGCTACCGGCTCCGACGTGTGACCGACGTCACCGGTTGGTCACCCTCCGACGTCCGGTCGGCGTTCACGCTGCGGATCGCCCTGATCCTGGGGCGTCTGGCCGACGGGGATACGCAGTCCTAG
- a CDS encoding L,D-transpeptidase, whose protein sequence is MSARTRIRPALAAVALCSVLTACTSGAAGSPREATGRTTEPPAKVTVAAPAAGRVVTVTATGGTLTGVEVVDAKGTVLAGRVAAGGTSWVSERPAMPGTSYRVAATTRTAGGTTGTTRSTFSTAEAEQVNKLTLAPGKNTTVGVGQPLSIVFDRPVTHKAAVEKQLRVTTSNGTEGSWGWLKDWSGKDRADWRPKEYWKPGTKVTLDARLGGTDSGGGWFVRDYRTGFTIGPRQVVKVDLDEKRLTLERDGRAVRTIPVSGGTPGGDRRSWRGTAVLMAKEGTIRMNSETVGLGDAYNKMVSYSMRLTWSGMYAHAAPWNAAYFGRANRSSGCIGMSTAQASSFYESVRVGDPFEIKGAETKGTVAEGNGYGAWNLSWEAWKAKSALS, encoded by the coding sequence ATGTCTGCGCGCACTCGAATACGGCCCGCTCTGGCCGCCGTCGCCCTGTGTTCCGTCCTGACCGCCTGCACGTCGGGGGCGGCCGGCTCGCCGCGCGAGGCGACCGGCAGGACGACGGAGCCTCCGGCGAAGGTGACGGTGGCGGCCCCGGCCGCCGGCCGGGTCGTGACCGTGACCGCGACGGGCGGCACGCTGACCGGGGTGGAGGTCGTCGACGCGAAGGGCACGGTGCTCGCGGGCCGGGTCGCGGCCGGCGGGACGTCGTGGGTGTCGGAGCGGCCGGCGATGCCGGGGACCTCGTACCGCGTGGCGGCGACGACGCGGACGGCCGGCGGGACGACAGGGACGACCCGCTCCACCTTCTCGACCGCCGAGGCGGAGCAGGTCAACAAGCTGACCCTGGCGCCCGGCAAGAACACCACGGTCGGCGTCGGTCAGCCGCTTTCGATCGTCTTCGACCGTCCGGTGACGCACAAGGCCGCGGTGGAGAAGCAGTTGAGGGTGACCACCTCGAACGGGACCGAGGGCTCGTGGGGCTGGCTGAAGGACTGGTCGGGCAAGGACAGGGCGGACTGGCGGCCGAAGGAGTACTGGAAGCCCGGCACGAAGGTCACCCTGGACGCGCGGCTCGGCGGCACCGACTCGGGCGGCGGCTGGTTCGTCCGCGACTACCGGACCGGTTTCACGATCGGCCCGCGGCAGGTCGTGAAGGTCGACCTGGACGAGAAGCGGCTCACCCTGGAACGGGACGGCCGGGCGGTCCGCACCATCCCGGTCTCCGGCGGCACGCCCGGCGGCGACCGGCGCTCGTGGCGGGGCACGGCGGTGCTGATGGCCAAGGAGGGCACGATCCGGATGAACTCCGAGACGGTCGGGCTCGGCGACGCCTACAACAAGATGGTCTCCTATTCCATGCGGCTGACCTGGTCCGGCATGTACGCGCACGCGGCGCCGTGGAACGCGGCGTACTTCGGCCGCGCGAACCGGAGTTCGGGCTGCATCGGCATGAGCACGGCGCAGGCCTCGTCGTTCTACGAGTCCGTCCGGGTCGGCGACCCGTTCGAGATCAAGGGCGCCGAGACCAAGGGCACGGTGGCGGAGGGCAACGGCTACGGGGCGTGGAACCTGAGCTGGGAGGCCTGGAAGGCGAAGAGCGCGCTCAGCTGA
- a CDS encoding ACP S-malonyltransferase, whose translation MLVLVAPGQGAQTPGFLTPWLELPGAADRIAAWSDAIELDLAHYGTKADADEIRDTAVAQPLLVAAGLLSAEALGMRPNAVAGHSVGEITAAAFAGVLDETAALRFVRTRGLAMAEAAAIVETGMSALLGGDPEVTLPHLEKLGLTPANVNGAGQIVAAGTLEQLAALEADKPEGVRRVVPLKVAGAFHTVHMEPAVAKLADAARELTVADPTLPYVSNKDGATVAAGADVVSRLVGQVANPVRWDLCMETFKALGATALVEVCPGGTLVGLAKRALPGVETLALKTPDDLDAARTLLSEHTA comes from the coding sequence GTGCTCGTACTCGTCGCTCCCGGCCAAGGCGCTCAGACGCCCGGCTTCCTGACTCCCTGGCTCGAACTGCCCGGCGCCGCCGACCGCATCGCGGCATGGTCGGACGCCATCGAGCTCGACCTCGCCCACTACGGCACCAAGGCCGACGCGGACGAGATCCGCGACACCGCGGTGGCGCAGCCGCTGCTGGTGGCCGCCGGCCTGCTGTCCGCCGAGGCGCTCGGCATGCGGCCGAACGCCGTCGCCGGCCACAGCGTCGGTGAGATCACCGCGGCCGCCTTCGCGGGCGTCCTCGACGAGACCGCCGCGCTGCGCTTCGTCCGCACCCGCGGCCTGGCGATGGCCGAGGCCGCCGCGATCGTCGAGACCGGCATGTCCGCGCTGCTCGGCGGGGACCCCGAGGTAACGCTTCCGCACCTGGAGAAGCTCGGCCTGACCCCGGCGAACGTGAACGGCGCCGGCCAGATCGTCGCCGCCGGCACGCTGGAGCAGCTCGCCGCGCTGGAGGCGGACAAGCCCGAGGGCGTCCGCCGGGTCGTCCCGCTGAAGGTCGCGGGCGCGTTCCACACGGTCCACATGGAGCCCGCGGTGGCGAAGCTGGCCGACGCGGCGCGTGAGCTGACGGTGGCCGACCCGACCCTGCCGTACGTCTCCAACAAGGACGGCGCGACGGTCGCCGCGGGCGCCGACGTCGTCTCGCGCCTGGTCGGCCAGGTCGCCAACCCGGTCCGCTGGGACCTCTGCATGGAGACCTTCAAGGCGCTCGGCGCGACGGCGCTGGTCGAGGTCTGCCCCGGCGGCACCCTCGTCGGTCTGGCCAAGCGCGCCCTTCCGGGCGTCGAGACGCTCGCCCTGAAGACCCCCGACGACCTCGACGCGGCCCGCACGCTGCTTTCCGAGCACACAGCCTGA
- a CDS encoding ATP-binding protein: MSPRRRRAAEAAPLTRPGADRGFGGLRRRVRSARSGLRTRLVVAFLLVAALSCGTTAALTYRAARNAILEQTQDTAVSHFRDQIQGLDLQLPVDPNSFQLRLQQIARQGKPRPWRVYAEYGSMRLSSSTSPTSSVITSELRRAARGAPRGSFQRVVGGGHSYLTVAVPAVFAPAPGAEARPTGLVLYAVMELDAEDANIRAMVVAARDGALPALAVALIPALLAARSVLRPVRDLRRAAHHVGEGRLDTRIQVKGGDELADLARTFNASAAALEHSVAELRAAEARARQFASDVSHELRTPLAGMLAVTEVLDEDAAHLDPDTAAAVRLISAETGKLAVLVEDLMEISRFDARAAGLHTDEVDVAETIRRTLLSRHWTDPAQVVTELPTGIRARLDPRRFDVVVANLVGNALRHGRPPVTVRLTTEFRAADLSSWLVTEVADRGPGIAPDVLPHVFDRFYKADRARTRSAGSGLGLAITLENVRLHGGTVRAANGPSGGAVFTVEIPLTGGEDTA; the protein is encoded by the coding sequence GTGAGCCCCCGACGAAGGCGCGCCGCGGAGGCGGCGCCGCTCACTCGCCCCGGTGCGGACCGGGGGTTCGGGGGACTCCGGCGGCGGGTGCGGTCGGCGCGGTCCGGGTTGCGGACGCGGCTGGTCGTGGCGTTTCTGCTGGTCGCCGCCTTGTCCTGCGGGACCACCGCCGCGCTCACCTACCGTGCCGCGCGCAACGCCATCCTCGAACAGACCCAGGACACCGCCGTCTCGCACTTCCGGGACCAGATCCAGGGGCTCGACCTCCAACTGCCCGTCGACCCGAACAGCTTCCAGCTGCGGCTCCAGCAGATCGCCCGGCAGGGCAAGCCGCGCCCGTGGCGGGTGTACGCCGAGTACGGGAGCATGCGCCTCTCGTCCAGTACGAGTCCCACCTCCTCCGTCATCACCTCCGAGCTGCGCCGCGCCGCGCGTGGCGCGCCGCGCGGCAGCTTCCAGCGGGTGGTCGGCGGCGGCCACTCGTACCTGACCGTCGCCGTCCCCGCCGTGTTCGCCCCCGCGCCCGGCGCCGAGGCGCGGCCCACCGGTCTCGTCCTGTACGCCGTGATGGAGCTGGACGCCGAGGACGCCAACATCCGCGCGATGGTCGTCGCCGCCCGCGACGGCGCGCTGCCCGCCCTGGCCGTCGCCCTGATCCCCGCGCTGCTCGCCGCGCGCAGCGTGCTGCGTCCCGTACGCGATCTGCGGCGCGCCGCGCACCACGTGGGGGAGGGCCGGCTCGACACCCGGATCCAGGTCAAGGGCGGCGACGAACTCGCCGACCTGGCCCGCACGTTCAACGCGTCCGCCGCCGCGCTCGAGCACTCCGTCGCCGAACTCCGCGCCGCCGAGGCACGCGCCCGCCAGTTCGCCTCCGACGTCTCGCACGAGCTGCGCACCCCGCTCGCCGGGATGCTCGCCGTCACCGAGGTACTCGACGAGGACGCCGCCCACCTCGACCCCGACACGGCCGCCGCGGTCCGCCTGATCAGCGCCGAGACCGGCAAGCTCGCCGTCCTCGTCGAGGACCTGATGGAGATCTCCCGGTTCGACGCCCGCGCCGCAGGGCTGCACACCGACGAGGTGGACGTCGCGGAGACCATCCGGCGCACCCTCCTGAGCCGCCACTGGACCGACCCGGCACAGGTCGTCACGGAACTTCCCACCGGCATCCGCGCCCGCCTCGACCCGCGCCGGTTCGACGTCGTCGTCGCCAATCTCGTCGGCAACGCCCTGCGGCACGGCCGCCCGCCGGTGACCGTGCGGCTCACCACCGAGTTCCGGGCGGCGGACCTCAGCAGTTGGCTCGTCACGGAGGTCGCGGACCGGGGGCCGGGCATCGCCCCGGACGTCCTGCCGCACGTGTTCGACCGGTTCTACAAGGCCGACCGGGCCCGTACCCGCTCGGCCGGCAGCGGCCTCGGGCTGGCGATCACCCTGGAGAACGTACGGCTGCACGGAGGCACGGTCCGGGCCGCCAACGGCCCGTCCGGCGGTGCCGTCTTCACCGTCGAGATCCCGCTCACCGGCGGGGAGGACACCGCATGA
- a CDS encoding lipid II:glycine glycyltransferase FemX, which produces MSALLVTAAAPGAGDVRLGPVTAETYRAFVASRATEPDGPSFLQCPSWAGVKEGWRPLFLGWGPASGRLTGAALVLLRPFPGTRKYFAYLPEGPVADWSDPDIDSWLTPLLHHLRAAGAFAVRLGPTPAFRRWDAARLKTATGSGRRLSDVLACEVDPLGTAVAERLRARGWQRCGGDAEDGADAQPRFVYQVPLAGRTTDDLWAGLNQEWRRNVRRADRSGVEVAVGGAADLPEFYRLLRITEERDGFRLGRDLSYYERQYALLNAEEPGRMKLYLARHEGEILAAHTMITVGRRVWYQTGASADHRREVRPSNALQWRMMRDAQAAGADVYDMRGVPSTLDPDDRAHGLLRWKLGTGGQVVETLGEWETPMQGTANHTLYRAFQAYLARR; this is translated from the coding sequence GTGTCAGCGCTGCTCGTGACGGCCGCCGCACCCGGCGCCGGGGACGTACGGCTCGGCCCCGTGACCGCCGAGACCTACCGGGCGTTCGTCGCGTCCCGCGCCACCGAGCCCGACGGCCCCAGCTTCCTGCAGTGCCCGTCCTGGGCCGGGGTCAAGGAGGGCTGGCGGCCGCTGTTCCTCGGCTGGGGGCCCGCGTCCGGACGGCTCACCGGCGCCGCGCTGGTCCTGCTGCGGCCGTTCCCCGGCACCCGCAAGTACTTCGCCTACCTGCCCGAAGGCCCCGTCGCCGACTGGTCGGACCCGGACATCGACAGCTGGCTCACGCCGCTGCTCCACCACCTGCGCGCCGCCGGGGCGTTCGCCGTACGCCTCGGGCCCACGCCCGCCTTCCGGCGCTGGGACGCGGCCCGGCTCAAGACCGCGACGGGCAGCGGACGGCGGTTGTCCGACGTGCTCGCCTGCGAGGTCGACCCGCTCGGCACCGCCGTCGCGGAGCGGCTGCGCGCCCGCGGCTGGCAGCGCTGCGGCGGCGACGCGGAGGACGGCGCCGACGCCCAGCCCCGGTTCGTCTACCAGGTGCCGCTGGCCGGCCGTACCACCGACGACCTGTGGGCCGGGCTCAACCAGGAATGGCGACGCAACGTCCGCCGGGCGGACCGGTCCGGGGTGGAGGTCGCCGTCGGCGGCGCCGCCGACCTGCCCGAGTTCTACCGGCTGCTGCGGATCACCGAGGAACGCGACGGCTTCCGGCTCGGCCGCGACCTCTCGTACTACGAGCGGCAGTACGCGCTCCTCAACGCCGAGGAACCCGGCCGGATGAAGCTCTATCTCGCCCGCCACGAGGGCGAGATCCTCGCCGCCCACACGATGATCACCGTCGGCCGGCGGGTCTGGTACCAGACCGGCGCGTCCGCCGACCACCGGCGCGAGGTCCGCCCCTCCAACGCCCTGCAGTGGCGCATGATGCGGGACGCGCAGGCCGCCGGAGCCGACGTCTACGACATGCGCGGAGTACCCTCCACCCTCGATCCGGACGACCGCGCCCACGGGCTGCTGCGCTGGAAGCTCGGCACGGGCGGACAGGTCGTCGAGACGCTGGGGGAGTGGGAGACACCGATGCAGGGCACCGCCAACCACACGCTGTACCGCGCCTTCCAGGCGTATCTGGCCCGCCGGTGA
- a CDS encoding response regulator transcription factor gives MPRVLLIEDDPSVREGVELGLRRRGHEVRGAATGEAGLALLGEFRPDLLLLDLMLPGMNGVQVCRRVREDSQLPIIMLTARGDDFDVVVGLEAGADDYIVKPARTEVIEARIRAVLRRIEEPGAGRPAVEFHGELAIDRTGLAVAKSGVRVALAPSELKLLLHLSAAPEQVFSRQQLLEHVWEHSYHGDARLVDACVRRLRNKIEDVPGTPRYIQTLRGFGYRFGPL, from the coding sequence ATGCCTCGTGTGCTGCTCATAGAAGACGACCCCTCCGTCCGTGAAGGGGTCGAACTCGGGCTCCGGCGGCGGGGGCACGAGGTGCGGGGCGCCGCCACCGGGGAGGCCGGGCTCGCGCTGCTCGGCGAGTTCCGCCCCGATCTGCTGCTGCTCGACCTCATGCTGCCCGGCATGAACGGCGTCCAGGTCTGCCGGCGGGTCCGCGAGGACAGCCAGCTGCCGATCATCATGCTCACCGCGCGCGGCGACGACTTCGACGTCGTCGTCGGCCTGGAGGCCGGGGCCGACGACTACATCGTCAAGCCCGCCCGCACCGAGGTCATCGAGGCCCGTATCCGCGCCGTCCTGCGGCGGATCGAGGAGCCCGGCGCCGGCCGGCCGGCCGTGGAGTTCCACGGCGAACTCGCCATCGACCGCACCGGCCTCGCGGTCGCCAAGTCGGGCGTACGGGTCGCCCTGGCCCCCTCGGAACTGAAGCTCCTGCTCCACCTCTCCGCCGCGCCGGAGCAGGTCTTCAGCCGCCAACAGCTCCTGGAGCACGTCTGGGAGCACAGCTACCACGGCGACGCCCGCCTGGTGGACGCCTGTGTCCGCCGCCTCCGCAACAAGATCGAGGACGTCCCCGGCACCCCCCGCTACATCCAGACCCTCCGCGGCTTCGGCTACCGCTTCGGGCCCCTGTGA
- a CDS encoding pirin family protein, which produces MRIQRAGERYPGGDPAAGIETSHAFSFGGHYDPDNLRFGAILACNEERLAPGAGFEEHPHSHTEIVTWVVQGELTHRDSAGHATTVRAGDVQRLSSAGGVRHVERNDADVPLVFVQMWLAPLDPGGEPGYEIVPGIADSTPYALPEAAAMLHVRRLEAGERTAVPDADFVYTHVVRGTVRVDGEELAAGDAARITDARDLALMATGDAEVLLWEMRDPRRSFS; this is translated from the coding sequence ATGCGCATTCAGCGGGCCGGGGAGCGGTACCCCGGTGGTGATCCGGCCGCCGGGATCGAGACGTCGCACGCGTTCTCGTTCGGTGGCCACTACGACCCCGACAACCTGCGTTTCGGCGCGATCCTCGCCTGCAACGAGGAGCGGCTCGCGCCCGGCGCCGGGTTCGAGGAGCATCCGCACAGCCACACCGAGATCGTGACCTGGGTCGTCCAGGGCGAGCTGACGCACCGCGACTCGGCGGGCCACGCCACCACCGTCCGGGCCGGCGACGTGCAGCGACTCAGCTCCGCCGGCGGCGTCCGGCACGTCGAGCGCAACGACGCCGACGTGCCGCTGGTCTTCGTGCAGATGTGGCTCGCCCCGCTGGACCCCGGCGGCGAGCCCGGGTACGAGATCGTCCCCGGGATCGCCGACTCCACCCCGTACGCCCTCCCCGAGGCCGCGGCGATGCTGCACGTGCGCCGCCTGGAGGCGGGCGAGCGCACCGCCGTCCCCGACGCCGACTTCGTGTACACGCACGTCGTCCGTGGCACGGTCCGCGTCGACGGCGAGGAGCTGGCCGCGGGCGACGCGGCCAGGATCACCGACGCGCGGGACCTCGCCCTGATGGCGACCGGCGACGCGGAGGTACTGCTCTGGGAGATGCGCGACCCGCGCCGCTCCTTCAGCTGA
- the murJ gene encoding murein biosynthesis integral membrane protein MurJ: protein MAAGSVVSRATGFVRSAVVAAALGVGALADGYAVGNSVPTIVYMLLLGGALNAVFVPELVKAAKEHEDGGAAYTDRLLTVCGLALLALTAGAVLAAPAIVDLYTDYEGARRTMTVAFARYCLPQIFFLGLFTLLGQVLNARGRFGAMMWTPVLNNVVVIAVFALYLAVADGAEVTARETALLGWGTTAGIAVQALALVPVLRAARFRWRPRFDWRGSGLATPLRSAGWLVLLVLTNQAAYWVTTRLATAAGVRAEALGVDGGAGFAAYNNAYLLWAVPHGIVTVSLVTALMPRMSAAATDGDRAGVRRDVGYALRTSAAAIVPAACALFALAVPVLALVFQYGRTDADDIRRMAATLMAFAPGLIALSGQYVLTRAFYALRDTRTPFLLNLLIAGTNAALSWAAYEVLPARWAVTGMAAAYSVALWAGWAATGWALSRRLRGAGPTGRRGADSAPAALARLLLAAVPAAGLGLAATVVAAPAGPAGAGAAGGLVIAGVFALLARPLRLREVQALLAAARRRAAGPRRPD from the coding sequence ATGGCGGCCGGGTCGGTCGTCTCGCGGGCCACCGGATTCGTCCGCTCCGCCGTCGTCGCGGCGGCCCTCGGCGTCGGGGCGCTCGCGGACGGGTACGCCGTCGGCAACTCCGTCCCGACCATCGTGTACATGCTGCTGCTCGGCGGGGCGCTCAACGCGGTGTTCGTGCCCGAACTGGTCAAGGCGGCGAAGGAGCACGAGGACGGCGGCGCCGCGTACACCGACCGGCTGCTCACCGTCTGCGGGCTCGCGCTGCTCGCGCTCACGGCGGGCGCGGTGCTCGCGGCCCCCGCGATCGTCGATCTGTACACCGACTACGAGGGCGCGCGGCGGACCATGACGGTCGCCTTCGCGCGCTACTGCCTGCCCCAGATCTTCTTCCTCGGGCTGTTCACGCTGCTCGGCCAAGTGCTCAACGCGCGCGGCCGGTTCGGCGCGATGATGTGGACGCCGGTGCTCAACAACGTCGTCGTCATCGCCGTGTTCGCGCTGTACCTCGCGGTGGCCGACGGCGCGGAGGTCACCGCCCGAGAGACCGCGCTGCTCGGCTGGGGCACCACGGCGGGCATCGCCGTCCAGGCGCTGGCGCTCGTACCGGTGCTGCGCGCGGCGCGGTTCCGCTGGCGACCGCGGTTCGACTGGCGCGGCAGCGGGCTCGCCACGCCGCTGCGGTCGGCCGGCTGGCTGGTGCTGCTGGTCCTCACCAACCAGGCCGCGTACTGGGTGACCACCCGGCTCGCGACGGCCGCGGGGGTACGGGCGGAGGCGCTGGGCGTCGACGGCGGCGCCGGTTTCGCCGCGTACAACAACGCGTACCTGCTGTGGGCCGTGCCGCACGGCATCGTCACGGTCTCCCTGGTCACCGCGCTCATGCCGCGGATGAGCGCGGCGGCCACGGACGGCGACCGGGCCGGGGTGCGGCGGGACGTCGGGTACGCGCTGCGCACGAGCGCGGCGGCGATCGTCCCGGCGGCGTGCGCGCTGTTCGCCCTCGCCGTGCCGGTGCTCGCGCTGGTCTTCCAGTACGGCCGCACCGACGCGGACGACATCCGCCGGATGGCCGCCACGCTGATGGCCTTCGCGCCCGGACTGATCGCCCTCTCCGGCCAGTACGTCCTCACCCGCGCGTTCTACGCCCTGCGGGACACCCGCACCCCCTTCCTGCTGAACCTGCTGATCGCCGGCACGAACGCGGCACTGTCGTGGGCGGCGTACGAGGTGCTCCCGGCCCGCTGGGCGGTCACCGGCATGGCGGCGGCGTACTCGGTGGCGCTGTGGGCCGGATGGGCGGCGACGGGCTGGGCGTTGAGCCGGCGGCTGCGGGGCGCGGGGCCGACGGGACGGCGGGGCGCGGACTCCGCGCCGGCAGCGCTCGCGCGGCTGCTGCTCGCCGCGGTGCCGGCGGCCGGGCTCGGCCTGGCCGCGACCGTCGTGGCCGCCCCCGCGGGGCCGGCCGGCGCGGGCGCCGCCGGCGGGCTCGTGATCGCGGGCGTCTTCGCCCTGCTGGCCCGCCCGTTGCGGCTGCGCGAGGTGCAGGCGCTGCTGGCGGCGGCCCGCCGCCGGGCGGCGGGGCCGCGCCGCCCGGACTGA
- a CDS encoding MerR family transcriptional regulator, with translation MSVTETTTVLAGKDRYTISEVAALTGLSAHTLRWYERIGLMPHVDRSHTGQRRFSERDLGWLEFVGKLRLTGMPVADMVRYAELVRAGAHTHAERRELLEATRRDVIDRIAELQDTLSVLDFKISHYGSICGGTTP, from the coding sequence ATGAGCGTGACCGAGACCACGACCGTACTTGCCGGCAAGGACCGCTACACGATCAGCGAGGTGGCCGCCCTGACCGGACTCTCCGCGCACACCCTGCGCTGGTACGAGCGGATCGGGCTGATGCCGCACGTCGACCGTTCGCACACCGGGCAGCGCCGCTTCAGCGAACGCGACCTCGGCTGGCTGGAGTTCGTCGGCAAGCTGCGGCTGACCGGGATGCCGGTCGCCGACATGGTCCGGTACGCGGAGCTGGTGCGGGCGGGAGCCCACACGCACGCCGAACGGCGCGAGCTCCTGGAGGCCACCCGGCGCGACGTGATCGACCGGATCGCCGAGCTCCAGGACACGCTCTCCGTCCTCGACTTCAAGATCAGCCACTACGGAAGCATCTGCGGAGGCACGACCCCATGA
- a CDS encoding serine hydrolase domain-containing protein, translating to MQSLALIENWPVPTAAAAVVRADGTLAGAHGPTGRRFPLASVTKPLAAYGVLVAYEEGAIDLDEPAGPEGATVRHLLAHTSGLAFDENRVMAAPGTRRIYSNTGFEVLRDLVAKATDIPFADYLRQAVLEPLGMHATTLEGSPAKDAVSTVDDLVRFAAEVQAPRLLDARTVLDAMTVTYPGLTGILPGYGHQRPNDWGLGFEIRDGKAPHWTGAASSPRTFGHFGQSGTFLWIDPDARAACVALTDRAFGPWAIEAWPPFTDAVLAELRAA from the coding sequence ATGCAGAGCCTGGCACTGATCGAGAACTGGCCCGTCCCCACCGCGGCCGCCGCCGTCGTCCGCGCGGACGGCACCCTGGCCGGAGCGCACGGCCCGACCGGCCGGCGTTTCCCGCTCGCCTCGGTCACCAAGCCGCTCGCCGCGTACGGCGTCCTCGTCGCGTACGAGGAGGGGGCGATCGACCTCGACGAGCCGGCCGGGCCCGAGGGCGCGACCGTACGGCACCTCCTCGCGCACACCTCGGGGCTCGCGTTCGACGAGAACCGGGTGATGGCCGCGCCCGGGACGCGCCGGATCTACTCCAACACCGGCTTCGAGGTCCTGAGGGATCTCGTCGCCAAGGCGACGGACATCCCGTTCGCCGATTACCTGCGCCAGGCCGTCCTGGAGCCGCTCGGCATGCACGCGACGACGCTGGAGGGCTCGCCGGCGAAGGACGCCGTCTCGACGGTGGACGACCTGGTGCGGTTCGCGGCCGAGGTGCAGGCGCCGCGGTTGCTCGACGCGCGGACGGTGCTGGACGCGATGACGGTGACGTACCCCGGCCTGACCGGCATCCTGCCGGGCTACGGCCACCAGCGGCCGAACGACTGGGGCCTGGGCTTCGAGATCCGGGACGGCAAGGCGCCGCACTGGACGGGGGCGGCGTCCTCGCCGCGCACCTTCGGGCACTTCGGGCAGTCGGGCACGTTCCTGTGGATCGACCCGGACGCGCGCGCGGCCTGCGTCGCGCTGACCGACCGGGCCTTCGGCCCGTGGGCGATCGAGGCGTGGCCGCCGTTCACCGACGCGGTGCTGGCGGAGCTGCGCGCGGCCTGA